Proteins encoded in a region of the Geobacillus genomosp. 3 genome:
- the yabP gene encoding sporulation protein YabP yields the protein MNRHEEFSGNANKGPVQEHDVIMRGRRLLDITGVKQVESFDNEEFLLETVMGFLAIRGQNLQMKNLDVDKGVVSIKGRIFDLVYLDDHQEKAKGFFSKLFK from the coding sequence ATGAATCGACACGAGGAGTTTAGCGGGAATGCGAACAAAGGTCCGGTCCAAGAACACGACGTGATCATGCGCGGCCGACGCCTCCTTGACATTACCGGGGTTAAACAAGTCGAAAGCTTTGACAACGAGGAGTTTTTGCTTGAGACGGTCATGGGCTTTTTGGCGATCCGCGGGCAAAACTTGCAAATGAAAAACTTAGATGTTGATAAAGGTGTCGTTTCAATTAAAGGGCGCATTTTCGATCTCGTTTATTTAGATGACCATCAGGAGAAAGCTAAAGGGTTCTTTAGCAAGTTGTTCAAATGA
- a CDS encoding RNA-binding S4 domain-containing protein — protein sequence MRLDKFLKVSRLIKRRTLAKEVADQGRVWINGHVAKASSDVKIGDELMIQFGQKRVTVKVTDLKETTKKEEAAGLYELIREERTAPAPGPDGV from the coding sequence ATGCGTCTTGATAAGTTTTTGAAAGTATCCCGGCTCATTAAACGCCGCACGTTGGCGAAAGAAGTTGCGGATCAAGGCCGGGTATGGATCAACGGCCATGTCGCCAAAGCGAGTTCCGATGTGAAAATCGGTGATGAACTGATGATTCAGTTCGGGCAAAAACGGGTAACGGTAAAAGTGACTGATTTAAAAGAAACGACAAAAAAAGAAGAGGCGGCCGGACTGTACGAGCTGATCCGTGAAGAACGGACCGCCCCTGCGCCCGGGCCAGACGGCGTCTAA